A region from the Bactrocera dorsalis isolate Fly_Bdor chromosome 1, ASM2337382v1, whole genome shotgun sequence genome encodes:
- the LOC105223480 gene encoding C-type lectin 37Da — protein sequence MGDVRYIPFILLFINALLFTAGSTSVEEDEDVDLHPFIKVGSKYYLFAHGLKMDWFGAVHFCRSYDSDLLTIESLDEHNVLVTPLWVFLLFSNTGVWTSINDLAVEGTYMSLNSGRPMLYTFWGQNEPHNEGDAEDCVEIVRFGGILRMNDNKCSIQRQIICEKRSPLIARNSATKSNCEKTD from the exons ATGGGAGACGTGCGATATATTCcgtttattttactttttattaatgcTTTATTATTCACTGCAGGCAGTACATCGGTTGAAGAAG atGAAGATGTGGATTTACACCCCTTCATTAAAGTTGGTAGcaagtattatttatttgctcaCGGCTTAAAG ATGGATTGGTTCGGAGCTGTTCATTTTTGTCGTTCTTACGACAGTGATTTGCTAACGATTGAATCGTTGGATGAACATAATGTTTTAGTTACGCCCTTGTGGGTTTTCCTGTTATTTAGTAATACGGGTGTTTGGACAAGTATCAACGATTTGGCGGTGGAAGGCACATACATGTCGCTGAATAGTGGACGTCCAATGCTTTATACATTCTGGGGGCAGAACGAACCGCACAACGAGGGAGATGCGGAGGATTGTGTAGAAATCGTGCGCTTCGGTGGTATCCTTCGAATGAACGATAATAAGTGTTCAATACAAAGGCAAATTATTTGCGAAAAGCGTTCACCATTAATTGCTCGTAATTCCGCCACAAAATCAAACTGTGAGAAGACAGATTGA
- the LOC105223483 gene encoding odorant receptor 24a: MFLKFLSQSYPTEENVFLIPRFALRIAGFYPGDGNSRRMQAWLIFNFVVLVYGSYAEFMFGIHYLSIDVVRALDALCPVASSIMSVVKLAFLWWHREELDRLIKRVTELIATQNSRLKLADKRRYFTIATRLSASVLFFGTTTSTLYTIRAGIVNYLSHLRGEEIPYETPFKMIFPEPLISMPIFPLTFIFSHWHGYITVAGFAGTDGLFLCFCMYIGTLLKALQYDTKDLLSDVGCGERKHSSEAEIKESLKMIIARHNEIIDLVKRFSAVMSGITLGHFVTSSAIIGTCVVDMLLFSDYGVLVYLVHTMAVSTELFLYCLGGTVVIECSSQLATAVYDSNWYTHTVDVQRMVLLIIIRAQRSLVLKVPFFAPSLPALTSVSKQLRLYPRNMLHQV, from the exons ATGTTTCTGAAGTTTCTATCGCAATCGTATCCAACGGAGGAAAATGTTTTTCTAATACCAAGGTTTGCTCTACGCATCGCCGGCTTCTACCCTGGGGATGGTAACTCTAGACGAATGCAAGCCTGGCTTATCTTCAATTTTGTCGTTCTCGTCTATGGTTCTTATGCCGAATTCATGTTTGGCATACATTATCTATCGATCGATGTGGTACGCGCTTTAGATGCTTTATGTCCGGTTGCATCGAGCATTATGTCGGTGGTGAAGCTGGCCTTCCTCTGGTGGCATCGTGAGGAGTTGGATCGTTTAATTAAACGTGTCACTGAGCTCATCGCAACACAAAATAGTCGCTTGAAGTTGGCCGATAAACGCCGCTACTTTACTATCGCAACACGTCTTTCAGCATCGGTTTTGTTTTTCGGCACCACTACGAGTACTTTATACACCATACGAGCGGGTATTGTGAATTACTTAAGCCACTTGCGTGGAGAGGAGATTCCATATGAGACGCCATTTAAAATGAT TTTTCCCGAACCGCTAATTTCCATGCCGATATTTCCGCTCACATTTATATTCTCCCATTGGCATGGGTACATCACTGTTGCCGGTTTTGCCGGCACTGACGGACTCTTTCTGTGTTTCTGCATGTACATTGGCACACTGCTGAAGGCTCTTCAATATGATACGAAAGATCTGCTTTCGGATGTTGGCTGTGGAGAACGTAAACACTCATCAGAAGCTGAGATCAAGGAGAGTTTAAAGATGATTATAGCGCGGCACAATGAAATTATAGATCTGGTTAAACGCTTTTCGGCCGTCATGTCGGGCATAACATTGGGACACTTTGTGACATCGAGCGCAATTATTGGCACTTGTGTGGTGGATATGTTGTTG TTCTCCGATTACGGCGTTTTGGTTTATTTGGTTCACACCATGGCCGTCAGCACCGAATTGTTCCTCTACTGTCTGGGCGGCACAGTGGTCATTGAATGT AGCTCGCAACTGGCCACTGCGGTATACGACAGCAATTGGTATACTCATACTGTAGATGTCCAGCGGATGGTGCTTTTGATAATTATACGCGCTCAACGCAGTTTGGTACTGAAAGTGCCGTTTTTTGCGCCGTCACTGCCAGCACTAACTTCAGTAAGTAAGCAATTGAGGTTAT ACCCGCGCAACATGTTGCATCAAGTATAA
- the LOC109579377 gene encoding C-type lectin 37Db has product MNSSMYTTCSSSVQEREDVELQPFIKVGSKYYLVTTPATGMNWFEAIHFCRSYNSDLLTIESRAEEIAVLLHLRELKLKRFRAWTSINDLSVEGTYMSLNSGRPMIYAMWHRGEPNNAGDAEDCTELMVGGTPNVFSMFDNNCLKRQRYIICEKRSPLNNRNSASKSNCENVAWNCGLKKRVEVYLNSDQIY; this is encoded by the exons ATGAACTCCTCAATGTATACTACATGCAGTTCATCGGTTCAAGAAC gTGAAGATGTGGAATTGCAACCTTTCATTAAAGTTGGCAGCAAGTATTATTTAGTGACAACTCCGGCCACAGGG ATGAATTGGTTCGAAGCTATTCATTTTTGTCGTTCTTACAACAGTGATTTGCTAACGATTGAATCACGGGCTGAAGAAATAGCTGTATTATTGCACTTAAGGGAGTTAAAATTAAAACGTTTTAGAGCTTGGACAAGTATCAACGATTTGTCGGTGGAAGGAACATACATGTCGCTGAATAGTGGACGTCCAATGATTTATGCAATGTGGCATCGGGGCGAACCGAACAATGCGGGAGATGCGGAGGATTGTACAGAACTCATGGTAGGTGGTACACCTAACGTTTTCTCTATGTTCGATAATAATTGCCTTAAAAGACAAAGGTATATTATCTGTGAAAAGCGTTCACCGTTAAACAATCGTAATTCCGCCTCCAAATCAAACTGTGAGAATGTAGCATGGAATTGCGGTTTAAAAAAACGAGTGGAAGTATATCTAAACTCTGatcaaatatattaa
- the LOC105223482 gene encoding C-type lectin 37Db, producing the protein MGDVRYIPFILLFINALLFTAGSTSVQEGENVDLQPFVKVGSKHYLVTHGLEMNWFEAVHFCRSYDSDLLTIESLAEKNALYLHLSPLWKISQMRVWTSSNDLSVEGTFMSLNSGRPMLYTFWGQNEPNNAGDGEDCVEVILRSDLYFINDNNCSTQMQVICEKRSPLNARNSATKSNFENITENCGLKKLVEVFLQSANVLNCRA; encoded by the exons ATGGGAGACGTGCGATATATTCcgtttattttactttttattaatgcTTTATTATTCACTGCAGGCAGTACATCGGTTCAAGAag gTGAAAATGTGGATTTACAACCCTTTGTTAAAGTTGGTAGCAAGCATTATTTAGTGACTCACGGCTTAGAG ATGAATTGGTTCGAAGCTGTTCATTTCTGTCGTTCTTACGACAGTGATTTGCTAACGATTGAATCGCTGGCTGAAAAGAATGCTTTATATTTGCACTTGTCGCCGTTGTGGAAAATTAGTCAAATGCGTGTTTGGACAAGTAGCAACGATTTGTCGGTGGAAGGCACCTTCATGTCGCTGAATAGTGGACGTCCAATGCTTTATACATTCTGGGGACAGAACGAACCGAACAATGCGGGAGATGGGGAGGATTGTGTAGAAGTCATCCTACGCAGTGATCTTTATTTCATTAACGATAATAATTGTTCAACACAAATGCAAGTTATATGCGAAAAGCGTTCACCGTTAAATGCGCGTAACTCCGCCACAAAATCAAACTTTGAGAATATAACTGAGAATTGTGGTTTAAAAAAACTAGTGGAAGTATTTCTACAATCTGCAAATGTTTTAAACTGCAGGGCAtaa